Proteins encoded by one window of Haliotis asinina isolate JCU_RB_2024 chromosome 6, JCU_Hal_asi_v2, whole genome shotgun sequence:
- the LOC137287383 gene encoding beta-porphyranase A-like has product MTMKLTLVFLALFLTVDCAYSDTTVTIYPQWLAQGRSVHYETDRWNKHNGLDPESLIPDCRRIRTDSGRWIHEDDRNRLFQDWPEDPNRGGYPDPNYLKNVTKQQEHFSGYLANINSGYTNEMIMMARAHNWPTWINQSEHDGQFPNNIDAAAEFIMLMVQGVYDYTKGKLPPYFEPINEPDAKPNIWNFTAVAIFHKLVADKLHARFNIKVIGPTLDGETGLADRNDFSYWKKVAYFMDLTQGYLDEFSFHSYNSLIVSGKSHNLTGMNEARLVAFVDLVESYASLKTGKQVPLVISEYGRGSVTGIDPNAPSGIVHFATIYHSNAHRFTQLSLREYIDRTVVFLLANEKYPGHDSLNWSLFTLEGNATRITDVYKFWYKFTPDYSFIRTTSQYDGEERTVSPLVMSSSLHNETVVLLHSYSQKTQNVQLVFQDDWIKPTTGEATCITIKDNWYPVMTFNTPFDIQKTKGILELPPEATCHFTFKTTTDQLPTAILNETTYYGADTLIPVEGNLALTEINLPKGQYYSARMRVSTSWPINVTNSVSYVTFNNRRLDSFYKLYDSDKFAQTTYWEVWEFIVPTSLFVSGANQVQIQFSNSMTTGYVSSVALVIGQLVKSDWTSSKRY; this is encoded by the exons ATGACAATGAAACTCACATTGGTCTTTCTCGCCTTGTTCCTGACTGTGGACTGTGCATACAGTGACACAACTGTAACGATTTATCCTCAGTGGCTGGCACAGGGACGTAGTGTTCACTATGAGACGGACAGGTGGAACAAGCACAATGGTCTGGATCCAGAGTCCCTCATACCTGACTGTCGGAGGATTCGGACGGACAGTGGGCGCTGGATACACGAAGACGATAGGAACCGTCTTTTCCAAGAT TGGCCTGAAGACCCCAACCGTGGTGGTTATCCTGACCCCAACTACTTGAAGAATGTCACAAAACAACAGGAACATTTCTCAGGCTATCTTGCCAATATTAACAGTGGCTACACGAACGAAATGATCATGATGGCAAGAG cTCATAACTGGCCAACTTGGATAAACCAATCTGAACATGATGGTCAGTTCCCCAACAATATTGATGCTGCTGCAGAGTTCATAATGTTGATGGTGCAAGGAGTATATGACTACACGAAGGGAAAACTTCCTCCCTACTTCGAGCCAATAAATGAACCAGACGCTAAACCTAACATCTGGAATTTTACTGCTGTTGCCATCTTCCACAAGTTAGTTGCGGACAAACTCCATGCTCGATTTAACATCAAGGTCATTGGTCCTACACTTGATGGAGAAACTGGGTTGGCAGACAGAAACGACTTTTCGTACTGGAAGAAAGTAGCCTATTTCATGGACCTCACACAAGGCTATCTAGATGAATTTTCCTTCCATTCGTACAACTCACTGATTGTTTCAGGGAAATCTCACAATCTTACTGGAATGAATGAAGCACGTCTGGTGGCATTTGTCGACCTTGTGGAAAGTTATGCCTCTCTAAAGACTGGGAAGCAGGTCCCTCTTGTTATCAGTGAATATGGCCGAGGATCCGTAACAGGAATCGATCCGAATGCTCCATCGGGTATAGTTCATTTTGCAACAATATACCACTCCAATGCCCACAGATTTACTCAGTTAAGTCTCAGGGAATACATTGACAGAACAGTGGTGTTTCTTTTAGCCAACGAAAAATATCCAGGACATGATAGTCTCAACTGGTCACTTTTCACTCTCGAAGGAAATGCTACACGTATTACTGACGTGTACAAGTTTTGGTACAAATTCACACCCGACTACTCCTTTATCAGAACTACCAGCCAGTATGACGGAGAGGAAAGAACGGTGTCACCATTAGTAATGTCAAGTTCCCTGCATAACGAAACTGTCGTTCTCTTGCACAGCTATTCTcagaaaacacaaaatgtcCAGTTAGTATTTCAAGACGATTGGATTAAACCAACTACGGGAGAAGCTACTTGTATCACCATCAAAGACAACTGGTATCCAGTCATGACTTTCAATACACCCTTCGATATCCAGAAGACAAAGGGAATTCTTGAACTTCCTCCTGAGGCAACATGTCACTTCACATTCAAAACGACAACAGACCAACTACCGACTGCCATTCTCAACGAAACCACATACTACGGAGCTGATACTCTTATACCAGTGGAGGGAAATTTGGCTTTGACAGAAATAAATCTACCGAAAGGACAGTATTACAGTGCAAGAATGAGAGTATCAACCAGCTGGCCGATCAATGTTACGAACAGCGTATCCTATGTTACCTTTAACAACCGACGCCTTGACTCGTTTTACAAACTGTATGATTCTGATAAGTTTGCTCAAACCACCTACTGGGAGGTTTGGGAGTTTATAGTTCCTACGTCATTGTTTGTCTCTGGTGCTAACCAGGTACAGATTCAGTTCTCAAACAGCATGACTACGGGATATGTTTCTTCCGTTGCTCTCGTCATAGGCCAGCTTGTCAAATCTGATTGGACCTCTTCAAAACGATACTAA
- the LOC137287350 gene encoding uncharacterized protein — protein sequence MEWILVYITLALSAISVYSYTTVTIHPQWLAQGGSARYDSNRWNKHNSLDHEDYISKCRSFRTDAGRWNNNGLTYQLFANWPEDPNRSGYPDPNYLKNATKQKEVFSLYLDNINSGYENDMIMTSGALGIYPSWLNQSEHSGQFPNNVDAAAEFMMLMVQGVYDFTNGRIPPYIEPINEPDPKGNILNLKTAALFHKLVAEKIHSRFNMKVAGPTLDGFARNSDRNNFTYWKEVADFMDVTRGYLDVFSFHSYNSLILSGKSHKFTGMNEARLVAFVDLVESYAHQKTGKLLPLVISEYGRDKVEGMNKTTPSPIVDFATIYHSNAHRFTQLGLREYIDRAVAFLLAQVGYPYNNWSLFTRQGQPRRVIDVYEFWYKFNSDYSFIRTTSQYDGKERIVSPLAMSSSLNNETVILLHSYSQESQTVRLDFEDDWIKPTTGEATCVTIKDNWYPAITFNVTFDIQKTQGILELPPESTCHFTFKTSSDHLPRVTLNETTYYGSDILIPVKGNIAMTIISLPEAQYHSARLRVSASWPDNETNNVAYLTFNDHRLESFYQLYDAKLIESTTYWEVWEFVVPNSLIVSGSNQVQVHFSNNMKAGYVSSVALVAAHLIPSDMTSL from the exons ATGGAGTGGATACTGGTCTATATCACTTTGGCCTTGTCAGCAATCAGTGTCTACAGTTACACGACAGTGACAATCCACCCTCAGTGGCTGGCACAGGGAGGTAGTGCTCGCTACGACAGCAACAGATGGAACAAGCACAACAGTCTGGATCATGAAGATTATATTTCCAAATGTCGGAGCTTTCGGACTGATGCTGGGCGCTGGAACAACAATGGCCTTACGTATCAGCTCTTTGCAAAT TGGCCTGAGGACCCAAACCGCAGCGGATACCCGGATCCAAACTACTTGAAAAATGCTACCAAACAGAAGGAAGTGTTTTCCTTATACCTTGATAATATTAACAGTGGTTATGAGAATGATATGATCATGACGTCAGGAG CTCTTGGTATTTACCCGAGTTGGTTGAACCAGTCTGAACACTCAGGTCAGTTCCCAAACAACGTGGATGCTGCTGCAgagttcatgatgttgatggtgcAAGGTGTTTACGACTTCACCAACGGACGGATCCCACCCTACATTGAACCCATAAATGAACCCGACCCCAAAGGTAACATCTTGAATTTAAAGACTGCTGCTCTATTCCACAAACTAGTTGCGGAGAAAATCCATTCAAGATTTAACATGAAAGTGGCTGGTCCTACACTCGATGGTTTCGCCAGAAATTCGGACAGAAATAATTTTACGTACTGGAAGGAAGTGGCAGATTTCATGGACGTCACTCGAGGCTATTTGGACGTGTTTTCCTTTCATTCGTACAACTCGCTTATTCTTTCTGGAAAATCTCACAAGTTTACTGGGATGAACGAAGCACGATTAGTAGCATTTGTCGACTTGGTTGAAAGCTATGCCCATCAAAAGACAGGGAAGCTTTTACCGCTTGTTATCAGTGAATATGGTCGTGACAAGGTGGAAGGAATGAACAAAACTACTCCATCACCAATAGTGGATTTTGCAACGATTTACCACTCTAATGCCCATCGATTCACTCAACTGGGTCTCCGGGAATACATCGACAGGGCAGTGGCTTTCCTTTTAGCCCAAGTAGGATATCCATATAACAACTGGTCACTGTTCACTCGCCAAGGACAACCCAGACGTGTCATCGACGTATACGAGTTTTGGTACAAATTCAACTCCGACTACTCATTTATCAGAACTACCAGCCAGTATGATGGAAAGGAACGAATTGTTTCGCCGTTAGCAATGTCAAGTTCACTGAATAATGAAACAGTCATTCTTTTGCACAGTTACTCCCAGGAATCACAGACTGTAAGGCTTGACTTTGAAGACGACTGGATCAAACCAACCACGGGTGAAGCTACCTGTGTCACCATTAAGGACAATTGGTACCCAGCCATCACCTTCAATGTCACATTCGACATTCAAAAGACCCAAGGCATTCTTGAGCTTCCGCCTGAATCAACCTGTCATTTTACATTCAAGACATCATCAGATCATCTACCAAGAGTCACACTCAATGAAACAACATACTACGGATCTGATATACTTATTCCAGTCAAAGGTAATATTGCCATGACAATAATATCTCTACCAGAAGCCCAATATCACAGCGCAAGACTGAGGGTTTCAGCCAGTTGGCCGgacaatgaaacaaacaatgtaGCATATCTTACCTTTAATGACCATCGCCTTGAATCTTTCTATCAGTTGTATGACGCCAAGTTGATTGAAAGTACCACCTACTGGGAGGTTTGGGAGTTTGTAGTCCCTAACTCCCTTATTGTCTCTGGGTCTAACCAGGTACAAGTTCACTTCTCAAACAACATGAAGGCAGGATATGTATCTTCGGTTGCTCTTGTGGCAGCTCACCTCATTCCTTCTGACATGACGTCACTATAA
- the LOC137287812 gene encoding mannan endo-1,4-beta-mannosidase-like → MSSCFFVVFLLLPTVRCEPNDPNATPETVALYTRLKEMAVNPDTIMFGQSSSTWFGATGGHAPYDITTNTSNRGWAFTVDQALENYPDELSDVKGVTGQYPAIFDLGMWQLTPNRSIVLSYLLKKAHSRGIITTLCQHLDNPVTGGSPWVDKDPGNVTHTVRRLLPGGDTNWKYRDNLDKIAELVLNLRDDEGKLIPVLFRPLHELNGDWFWWGYGNRANNTLEDLKSFYKYIVTYLRDVKNVHNILYVISPDKFQNKDDYLQFYPGDEYVDIMGTDFYYKSSNDTTSDFHRSLTDLVEMAESKNKIPTLSECGMANNGISTDLNFWNDKILDIVKASMTTRRIAYILTWANHCTDNACELWTPYKGHPAEQDFRNNFFNDPVTIFAGGMN, encoded by the exons ATGTCAAG TTGTTTCTTCGTTGTATTTCTGCTGCTTCCAACTGTTCGGTGTGAGCCGAATGATCCGAACGCCACGCCAGAGACTGTTGCTCTGTACACTCGTCTCAAAGAAATGGCAGTCAACCCAGACACCATCATGTTTGGCCAAAGTAGTTCCACGTGGTTTGGAGCGACTGGAGGTCACGCCCCTTATGACATCACGACCAATACTAGCAACCGCGGGTGGGCTTTCACT GTCGACCAAGCTCTCGAGAATTACCCTGATGAGCTATCAGACGTGAAGGGTGTCACAGGTCAATACCCCGCCATCTTTGATCTTGGGATGTGGCAGCTGACTCCGAACAGAAGCATCGTTCTGTCATACCTCCTAAAGAAAGCCCACAGCAGAGGAATCATCACCACATTGTGCCAGCACTTGGACAACCCAGTCACTGGCGGCAGTCCTTGGGTTGACAAAGACCCTGGCAACGTCACCCACACCGTCAGGCGTCTTCTTCCAGGGGGAGACACGAACTGGAAATACAGGGACAACCTGGACAAGATTGCCGAGCTGGTCCTCAATCTAagggatgatgaaggaaaacTCATCCCTGTTCTCTTTCGCCCTCTTCATGAACTGAACGGAGATTGGTTCTGGTGGGGCTATGGAAACAGGGCCAACAATACACTAGAAGATCTGAAATCCTTCTACAAGTACATTGTCACCTATCTCCGAGACGTTAAAAATGTCCACAACATCCTGTATGTCATCAGTCCAGACAAGTTCCAAAACAAAGATGACTATCTTCAGTTTTACCCAGGCGATGAGTATGTTGACATCATGGGAACTGATTTCTATTACAAGTCTTCAAACGACACCACATCCGATTTCCACAGGAGTTTAACTGATCTGGTGGAGATGGCAGAGTCCAAAAACAAAATTCCAACTCTTTCCGAATGTGGAATGGCAAATAATGGGATCAGCACTGATCTAAACTTCTGGAATGACAAGATCCTCGACATCGTCAAGGCCAGTATGACGACAAGAAGGATTGCTTACATCCTGACCTGGGCCAATCATTGTACGGACAATGCATGTGAGCTGTGGACACCCTATAAGGGACATCCAGCTGAACAAGACTTCAGAAATAATTTCTTTAATGATCCCGTTACGATCTTTGCAGGTGGCATGAACTGA